The proteins below are encoded in one region of Candidatus Alcyoniella australis:
- a CDS encoding glycosyltransferase has product MLFNRPRLELLELIRRGAAPGELAYGALELERRGWELDCTDDGFRPGLVSRAWSRLAEDRFSQRGVRVGFNVPQAWRLRDRLAAADAIFATGDAAALGALAVMRSLQIDTPLLAGSIGLAAGLAQRPGRVVQSISGSLLRRARCVVCYSQTERASLIERLGLDPRNVHFVRFGVDLGRHKPADPVADGPALAFGNDRRRDWPTLLRALEGYSGPVRLVTYPEFVRGLALPPNVEYIPGPIPFAKLDRLLEQARMVILPIVPNDYTAAQISLLYSLARAKAVIVSRTAPLESGYGVVHERHALLVEPGNAQSLARAVERLDRDPSLRRDLGAAGRALVEDGLHLERYADELGALLERML; this is encoded by the coding sequence ATGTTGTTCAATCGGCCGCGGCTCGAGCTGCTCGAGCTGATCAGGCGCGGCGCAGCCCCGGGCGAGCTGGCCTATGGCGCGCTGGAATTGGAACGCCGCGGCTGGGAGCTGGACTGCACTGACGACGGGTTTCGGCCCGGATTGGTCTCGCGCGCCTGGAGCAGGCTGGCTGAGGACCGCTTTTCCCAGCGCGGCGTGCGCGTGGGATTCAACGTGCCCCAGGCCTGGCGTCTGCGTGATCGGTTGGCCGCGGCGGACGCGATCTTCGCCACGGGCGATGCCGCGGCCCTGGGCGCGCTGGCCGTGATGCGTAGTTTGCAAATCGACACTCCGCTGCTCGCAGGCTCGATCGGCCTGGCCGCGGGATTGGCGCAACGGCCCGGACGCGTTGTGCAGAGTATCAGCGGTTCGTTGCTGCGGCGGGCGCGCTGTGTGGTCTGCTACTCACAGACCGAGCGCGCGAGTTTGATCGAGCGCCTGGGCCTCGACCCGCGCAACGTACACTTCGTGCGCTTCGGCGTGGACCTGGGGCGCCACAAACCAGCAGACCCCGTGGCCGACGGCCCGGCACTGGCGTTTGGCAACGACCGCCGTCGCGACTGGCCGACTCTGCTGCGGGCCCTTGAGGGATATTCGGGTCCGGTGCGGCTGGTGACCTATCCCGAGTTCGTGCGCGGACTGGCGCTGCCGCCAAACGTCGAGTACATCCCCGGACCGATCCCCTTTGCAAAGCTCGATCGGCTGCTGGAGCAGGCGCGGATGGTGATCTTGCCGATCGTGCCCAATGATTACACCGCGGCGCAGATCAGCCTGCTGTACAGCCTGGCGCGGGCCAAGGCGGTGATCGTCTCGCGCACCGCACCCCTTGAGAGCGGTTACGGCGTGGTGCACGAACGCCACGCGTTGTTGGTGGAGCCAGGCAACGCCCAGAGTCTGGCACGCGCCGTGGAGCGGCTTGACCGAGATCCATCGCTACGTCGCGACCTGGGAGCAGCCGGACGCGCTCTGGTCGAGGACGGACTGCACCTTGAGCGTTACGCCGACGAGCTGGGCGCGCTGCTGGAGCGCATGTTGTGA
- a CDS encoding glycosyltransferase family 4 protein has protein sequence MPDEKTTDSNAAPRICAPVLGLSRETIYGGGAFDRANLKALAESGWRVLVVLAINLECDPAPGWRLIRVPIRRQFKLGALLTNALFLVSLLWLWFVKRERWDWLRMGDPYLVGPAVRIVARLTRTPVIAHLHHVDPMSPMRRAVYRWALASADRIWTPSEFSMRQAIDYFELDPGRTFFAHNAVPEFDPPEAGRAELLNRLDLAGREPVLFIGAMIERKNLPNLLRAFAKVLQQRPQAFLCIAGDAPHSMHLKNDLRELARELGIDHSVRVMGRIDGRTKGNLLAASSLFVLPSRMEGFGLAAAEAMQAGLPVVASNVGGLPEVVCNGKTGLLIDPDDVDGLAAAIVELLSDQPRRLKMGRDAMNDMRRRFSWAKQARQIIEQLKQARPPRQRVLGVILNSGESLAKLEQEGQRGRFVDLYLARYSRIADRVLVFSYAADERLRLYDNVEVVPGVRTYGLVYGALLPLLRSTQIRSCTALRVMQIGGALPAIGARVLWRVPYAATYGYRYVLFAKVKGRPLYSYIVRVIERLGLRFARQVIVTTPALRDFVMRFKPPEAVALLPNGADLSKFEPKSDYRIKREPAQVLYVGRIVPQKNLGLLVEALALLKGRAELVVAGDGPQRAELLALAESRDVRLTLLGIVPHAELPQVYGRADLFCLPSKIEGHPKTLVEAMASGLPCVATDVLGTRDVIEHEADGLLCAENPADLADKIGRLIADSELAQRLGRAARHKAENEYDLQAILDREEQLLKQMLDSRTSHA, from the coding sequence ATGCCCGACGAAAAGACAACTGATTCTAACGCCGCTCCGCGGATCTGCGCGCCAGTTCTCGGACTGAGCCGCGAGACGATCTACGGCGGCGGCGCGTTCGACCGCGCCAACCTCAAAGCCCTGGCCGAGTCAGGATGGCGGGTGCTGGTGGTGCTGGCGATCAACCTCGAGTGCGACCCGGCGCCCGGCTGGAGGTTGATCCGCGTGCCGATCAGGCGGCAGTTTAAGCTCGGCGCGCTGCTGACCAACGCGCTGTTCCTGGTGTCACTGCTTTGGCTGTGGTTCGTCAAGCGTGAACGCTGGGACTGGCTGCGGATGGGCGACCCGTATCTGGTGGGCCCGGCGGTGAGGATCGTTGCCCGGCTAACCCGCACGCCGGTGATCGCCCACCTGCACCACGTGGACCCGATGAGTCCCATGCGCCGCGCCGTCTACCGCTGGGCCTTGGCGTCCGCCGATCGAATTTGGACCCCCAGCGAGTTCTCGATGCGTCAGGCGATCGACTATTTCGAGCTCGATCCGGGGCGCACGTTTTTTGCCCACAACGCCGTGCCCGAGTTCGATCCGCCCGAGGCGGGACGCGCTGAGCTGCTCAATCGCCTCGACCTGGCCGGACGCGAGCCGGTGCTGTTCATCGGCGCGATGATCGAGCGCAAGAACCTGCCGAACCTGCTGCGAGCCTTTGCCAAAGTGCTCCAGCAGCGGCCGCAGGCCTTTCTCTGCATTGCCGGTGACGCGCCGCATTCGATGCATCTGAAGAACGATCTGCGCGAGCTGGCGCGCGAGCTGGGGATCGATCACAGCGTACGGGTGATGGGACGCATCGACGGCCGGACCAAGGGCAACCTGCTGGCCGCGTCGAGCCTGTTCGTGCTCCCCTCGCGGATGGAGGGTTTCGGCCTGGCCGCGGCCGAGGCGATGCAGGCCGGGCTGCCGGTGGTCGCCTCCAACGTCGGCGGCCTGCCTGAAGTGGTGTGCAACGGCAAGACCGGACTGCTGATCGATCCCGATGATGTGGACGGCCTGGCCGCGGCGATTGTCGAGCTGCTTTCCGATCAGCCACGGCGGCTGAAGATGGGCCGTGACGCGATGAACGACATGCGGCGGCGCTTCAGCTGGGCCAAGCAGGCGCGACAGATCATCGAGCAGTTGAAACAGGCCCGGCCGCCGCGACAGCGCGTGCTGGGCGTGATTCTCAACTCCGGCGAGAGCCTGGCCAAACTCGAACAAGAGGGGCAACGCGGCCGCTTCGTCGATCTCTACCTGGCGCGCTACTCGCGGATCGCCGATCGCGTACTGGTATTTTCCTACGCTGCCGACGAGCGTTTGCGGCTCTACGACAACGTGGAGGTCGTGCCCGGCGTGCGCACCTACGGCTTGGTCTACGGCGCGCTGCTGCCGCTGCTGCGCAGCACGCAGATCAGGAGTTGTACGGCCCTGCGCGTGATGCAAATCGGCGGCGCGCTGCCTGCGATCGGCGCGCGAGTGCTGTGGCGCGTGCCGTACGCCGCGACATACGGCTACCGCTATGTGCTGTTCGCCAAGGTCAAGGGACGGCCGCTGTACAGCTACATCGTACGCGTTATCGAGCGGCTGGGCCTGCGCTTCGCCCGGCAGGTGATCGTCACCACGCCCGCGTTGCGCGATTTCGTGATGCGCTTCAAGCCGCCCGAGGCTGTGGCGCTGCTGCCCAACGGCGCGGACCTGAGCAAGTTCGAGCCCAAGTCCGACTATCGGATCAAGCGCGAGCCGGCGCAGGTGCTGTACGTGGGACGGATCGTGCCGCAGAAGAACCTCGGGCTGCTGGTCGAGGCCTTGGCCCTGCTCAAGGGTCGCGCCGAGTTGGTAGTGGCCGGCGATGGTCCGCAGCGCGCGGAGCTGCTGGCCCTGGCCGAAAGTCGCGATGTGCGGCTGACCCTGTTGGGAATCGTGCCCCACGCCGAGCTGCCACAGGTATATGGCCGGGCCGACCTGTTCTGTCTGCCCAGCAAGATCGAGGGGCATCCCAAGACGCTGGTCGAGGCCATGGCCAGCGGTCTGCCGTGCGTGGCCACCGACGTGCTGGGCACGCGGGACGTGATCGAGCACGAGGCGGATGGGCTGCTGTGCGCCGAGAATCCCGCGGATCTGGCCGACAAGATCGGCCGACTGATCGCCGATAGCGAGCTGGCGCAGCGTCTGGGCCGCGCCGCGCGCCACAAGGCCGAGAACGAGTACGACCTGCAAGCGATACTTGACCGCGAAGAGCAGCTGCTCAAACAGATGTTGGATTCACGCACATCCCATGCCTAG
- a CDS encoding glycosyltransferase, with translation MSDASPQVTVIVRTKNEEQAVGRCLELIYEQLGVSFEVVIVDSGSTDSTLEIVRKFPCRVVRISPQEFTYGRALNEGVRVSQAQFCVALSAHAYPFDRHWLRNMIAPFADERVAGVVGKTVPLPGANPFDRRGMRRRYHTTVFEVRDEDALGYSNANAAWRRSVWDEIPFDEELSGSEDVLWAREVRAAGLKVIYRPDACVYHSHNESPRELYNRFHRETLPRCLFGAEVRLFAMHRLLIDAVVGTGWDWFYLLFVTGVYQRRGLRGQLRALLYAPLRRLAINYGRYRGSREAGYPNVFGFWKHPGRTPTVALLCDYYPPHVPGGAERSTQRLAQALAVRGEGVLVIAPAHGLKPGCVDEDGVLVCRLHLGPRLKGRIHPPRTMGNPWFYWRYYRRALKVLRAIRPQVIHAQNVYSSLPAVLLGRRLSLPVVVTVRDFRYICPISFCLHEQRDVDLPCDAKKFRACLRDYERAYARPRPGLLRRIWRNAQRRLEWRDTRLRRLALGEADGTVFVSRNMARHCLRTAAMGKSHRVIYNLPPDLSNESIEARELDALLEGFGLRRDRYFLFVGRFSRGKGAQTVVSASQMLDRLPADFTIAVAGDVEWLIDQADQGAIKMLGRVPPEKLDALYCGCRAVLLPSVWQEPLSRVLLEAAGHSRPVIASDVGGNPEALIHDRNGLLVPRGDPQALADAMLRLAEDAKLAQSLGEAAARDLGARFDAAGSLDGLLQYYQLLRTYHARRKDN, from the coding sequence TTGTCCGACGCGAGCCCCCAAGTCACGGTAATAGTACGTACCAAAAACGAGGAGCAGGCCGTGGGCCGCTGCCTCGAGCTGATCTACGAACAGCTCGGCGTCTCGTTCGAGGTGGTGATCGTCGACTCGGGCTCCACCGATTCGACCCTCGAGATCGTGCGAAAATTCCCCTGCCGTGTTGTGCGGATCAGCCCGCAGGAGTTCACCTACGGCCGCGCGCTAAACGAGGGCGTACGCGTCAGCCAGGCGCAGTTCTGCGTGGCGCTCTCCGCCCACGCCTACCCCTTTGACCGCCATTGGCTGCGTAACATGATCGCGCCGTTTGCCGACGAACGGGTCGCCGGCGTGGTCGGCAAGACCGTGCCGTTGCCCGGGGCCAATCCCTTTGACCGACGAGGCATGCGCCGACGCTATCACACCACGGTGTTCGAGGTTCGCGACGAGGACGCCCTGGGCTACTCCAACGCCAACGCCGCCTGGCGCCGCAGCGTCTGGGACGAGATTCCATTTGACGAGGAACTCAGCGGCAGCGAGGACGTGCTGTGGGCGCGCGAGGTGCGCGCCGCCGGGCTGAAGGTGATCTACCGGCCCGACGCCTGCGTCTACCATTCGCACAACGAGTCGCCGCGGGAGCTGTACAACCGCTTTCATCGTGAGACCCTGCCGCGCTGCCTGTTCGGCGCCGAGGTACGGCTGTTCGCCATGCATCGGCTGCTGATCGACGCGGTGGTCGGCACGGGCTGGGACTGGTTCTACCTGCTGTTCGTGACCGGCGTCTATCAACGCCGCGGCCTGCGCGGTCAGCTCAGGGCGCTGCTCTACGCGCCGTTACGCCGCCTGGCGATCAACTACGGCCGCTATCGCGGCAGCCGCGAGGCGGGCTACCCAAACGTTTTCGGCTTCTGGAAGCATCCGGGACGCACTCCGACCGTGGCGCTGCTGTGCGACTACTACCCGCCGCACGTTCCAGGCGGAGCAGAACGCTCGACCCAACGCTTGGCCCAGGCGCTGGCAGTGCGCGGCGAGGGTGTGCTGGTGATCGCGCCGGCCCACGGACTAAAGCCCGGCTGCGTGGACGAGGACGGCGTGCTGGTCTGCCGGCTGCACCTCGGCCCGCGGCTCAAAGGACGGATTCATCCGCCGCGCACAATGGGAAATCCGTGGTTCTATTGGCGCTACTACCGCCGCGCGCTGAAGGTCTTGCGGGCGATCAGGCCGCAGGTGATACACGCCCAAAACGTCTATTCGTCCCTGCCCGCGGTACTGCTCGGTCGCAGGCTGAGCCTGCCCGTTGTGGTTACGGTGCGCGATTTTCGCTACATCTGTCCGATCAGCTTTTGTCTGCACGAGCAACGCGACGTGGACCTGCCGTGCGACGCGAAAAAATTCCGCGCGTGTTTGCGTGACTACGAGCGAGCTTACGCACGGCCACGACCGGGGTTGCTCAGGCGCATTTGGCGCAACGCGCAACGCCGTTTGGAATGGCGCGACACCCGACTGCGGCGACTGGCCCTGGGCGAGGCCGACGGCACGGTGTTCGTCAGCCGCAACATGGCGCGTCACTGCCTGCGCACCGCGGCCATGGGCAAGAGCCACCGCGTGATCTACAACCTGCCGCCCGACCTGTCGAACGAGTCCATCGAAGCCCGGGAGCTGGACGCACTGCTCGAAGGATTCGGCTTAAGACGCGATCGTTACTTCCTGTTCGTGGGCCGCTTCAGTCGCGGCAAGGGAGCGCAGACCGTGGTCAGCGCCTCGCAGATGCTCGACCGGCTGCCCGCGGACTTCACGATCGCCGTGGCCGGAGACGTGGAATGGCTGATCGATCAAGCCGACCAGGGAGCAATCAAAATGCTCGGTCGCGTGCCGCCCGAGAAGCTCGACGCGCTGTATTGCGGCTGCCGAGCGGTGCTGCTGCCATCGGTCTGGCAGGAGCCGCTCTCGCGCGTGCTGCTCGAGGCCGCCGGCCACTCGCGGCCGGTGATCGCCAGCGATGTGGGAGGCAATCCCGAGGCCCTGATCCACGACCGCAACGGACTGCTCGTTCCGCGCGGCGACCCCCAGGCGTTGGCCGACGCGATGCTCCGGCTGGCCGAAGATGCAAAGCTGGCTCAGAGCTTGGGCGAGGCCGCTGCAAGGGATCTGGGAGCCCGCTTTGACGCAGCAGGGTCCCTGGACGGCCTTTTACAGTATTATCAGCTGTTGAGGACCTATCATGCCCGACGAAAAGACAACTGA